The following proteins are co-located in the Streptomyces sp. NBC_00435 genome:
- the narJ gene encoding nitrate reductase molybdenum cofactor assembly chaperone: MSAYPKSGDALVRLVAGCVLQYPGDYFHDELPRLRAALAGAPAEPARLLGSFLDEAARQTPIELCAQYTSTFDTRNRRCLYLTWWVDGDTRRRGLSLVRLKRIYRDFGLEFAGEELPDFLPVALEFAAREEEAGTELLQEHRAGLELLRLALTESSSPYARVLEAVCATLPGPSPETKAEAKALARNGPPQELVGAGSALEPFGPGLDMPADFPSAAPTDLPWPTTPERLPA; encoded by the coding sequence GTGAGCGCGTACCCGAAGAGCGGCGATGCCCTCGTACGCCTGGTCGCGGGCTGCGTCCTGCAGTACCCCGGCGACTACTTCCACGATGAACTCCCCCGGCTCCGTGCGGCCCTCGCCGGGGCGCCCGCCGAACCGGCCCGGCTGCTCGGCTCGTTCCTCGACGAGGCCGCGCGGCAGACCCCGATCGAGCTGTGCGCCCAGTACACCTCGACCTTCGACACCCGTAACCGGCGCTGCCTCTACCTCACCTGGTGGGTGGACGGGGACACCCGCCGGCGCGGGCTGTCCCTGGTCCGGTTGAAGCGGATCTACCGCGATTTCGGCCTGGAGTTCGCGGGCGAGGAGCTGCCCGACTTCCTGCCGGTGGCCCTGGAGTTCGCGGCCCGCGAGGAGGAGGCCGGCACCGAGTTGCTCCAGGAGCACCGGGCCGGGCTGGAGCTGCTGCGGCTCGCGCTCACCGAGTCCTCCTCCCCGTACGCCCGGGTCCTGGAAGCCGTCTGCGCGACACTTCCCGGGCCCTCCCCCGAGACCAAGGCCGAGGCCAAGGCGCTGGCGAGGAACGGGCCGCCGCAGGAGCTGGTGGGCGCGGGCTCGGCGCTCGAACCCTTCGGGCCGGGCCTCGACATGCCGGCCGACTTCCCCTCGGCGGCTCCGACCGACCTCCCGTGGCCCACGACACCCGAAAGGCTGCCCGCCTGA
- the narH gene encoding nitrate reductase subunit beta, whose amino-acid sequence MAQVAMVMNLDKCIGCHTCSVTCKQAWTNRQGTEYVWFNNVETLPGQGYPRRWEDQEKWKGGWERTRSGRLRLRAGGRLAKLGKIFANPDLPEINDYYQPWTYEYKNLTEAPAGDDMPTARPVSQVTGEPMDKIEWGPNWDDNLGGAPTHAPKDPIVEKIRDEVGEKIRFEFEQSFMFYLPRICEHCLNPACVSSCPSGAMYKREEDGIVLVDQDQCRGWRMCVTGCPYKKVYFNHQTGKAEKCTFCFPRIEVGMPTVCSETCVGRMRYLGVMLYDADRVAQAAAVEDEHDLYPSQVECFLDPDDPAVIAAARAAGITDEWIEAARRSPVYDLIATYQVALPLHPEYRTMPMVWYVPPLSPVVEAVAATGSDGEDAGNLFGAIDAMRIPVEYLAAILTAGDTQPVEAVLRRMAAMRSYMRRVNLGEERDESIARAVGLSGQEMEDMFRLLAVAKIEDRFVVPSAARAEADALADSHPLDPDVPGCPVGALPEPRAMLNLGATRMSS is encoded by the coding sequence ATGGCACAGGTCGCGATGGTCATGAACCTCGACAAGTGCATCGGCTGCCACACCTGCTCGGTCACCTGCAAGCAGGCGTGGACCAACCGGCAGGGCACCGAGTACGTCTGGTTCAACAACGTCGAAACCCTCCCCGGCCAGGGTTACCCGCGCCGCTGGGAGGACCAGGAGAAGTGGAAGGGCGGCTGGGAGCGCACCCGCTCCGGCAGGCTCCGCCTCAGGGCGGGCGGGCGGCTCGCCAAGCTGGGCAAGATCTTCGCCAACCCGGACCTGCCGGAGATCAACGACTACTACCAGCCCTGGACGTACGAGTACAAGAACCTCACCGAGGCCCCGGCGGGCGACGACATGCCCACCGCCCGGCCCGTCTCGCAGGTCACCGGCGAGCCGATGGACAAGATCGAGTGGGGTCCCAACTGGGACGACAACCTCGGCGGCGCCCCCACGCACGCGCCGAAGGACCCGATCGTCGAGAAGATCCGCGACGAGGTCGGCGAGAAGATCCGCTTCGAGTTCGAGCAGAGCTTCATGTTCTACCTCCCGCGCATCTGCGAGCACTGCCTCAACCCCGCGTGCGTCTCCTCCTGCCCCTCGGGCGCGATGTACAAGCGCGAGGAGGACGGCATCGTCCTGGTCGACCAGGACCAGTGCCGCGGCTGGCGCATGTGCGTGACCGGGTGCCCGTACAAGAAGGTGTACTTCAACCACCAGACCGGCAAGGCCGAGAAGTGCACGTTCTGCTTCCCGCGCATCGAGGTCGGCATGCCGACCGTGTGCTCGGAGACCTGCGTGGGCCGGATGCGCTACCTCGGCGTGATGCTCTACGACGCCGACAGGGTCGCGCAGGCCGCCGCGGTCGAGGACGAGCACGATCTGTACCCTTCCCAGGTCGAGTGCTTCCTGGACCCGGACGATCCGGCCGTCATCGCCGCCGCCCGCGCGGCCGGCATCACCGACGAGTGGATCGAGGCGGCGCGGCGCTCGCCCGTCTACGACCTGATCGCCACCTACCAGGTCGCCCTCCCGCTCCACCCGGAGTACCGGACGATGCCGATGGTCTGGTACGTCCCGCCGCTCTCCCCCGTCGTCGAGGCGGTCGCCGCCACCGGCAGCGACGGCGAGGACGCCGGCAACCTCTTCGGCGCCATCGACGCCATGCGCATCCCCGTCGAGTACCTCGCCGCGATCCTCACGGCCGGTGACACCCAGCCGGTGGAGGCGGTGCTGCGCCGGATGGCCGCGATGCGCTCCTACATGCGCCGGGTCAACCTGGGCGAGGAGCGGGACGAGTCGATCGCGCGGGCCGTGGGGCTGTCGGGCCAGGAGATGGAGGACATGTTCCGCCTCCTGGCCGTCGCCAAGATCGAGGACCGCTTCGTGGTCCCGAGCGCCGCCCGCGCCGAGGCCGACGCGCTCGCCGACTCCCACCCGCTGGACCCCGACGTCCCGGGCTGCCCGGTGGGCGCACTGCCCGAGCCCCGGGCGATGCTCAACCTCGGTGCCACGAGGATGAGTTCGTGA
- a CDS encoding nitrate reductase subunit alpha, translating to MHERHGRRDHQDAADSLIKAGSFFTRAEVSDDLRRVHRTGGRAAEAFYRDRWSHDKVVYSTHGVNCTGSCRWKVFVKDGIITWETQSTDYPSVGPDSPEYEPRGCPRGASFSWYSYSPTRVRYPYVRGTLLEMYREAKARLGDPVEAWADIQSDPVRRRTYQRARGKGGLVRATWEEATEIVAAAHVHTIKDHGPDRVAGFSPIPAMSMASHAAGARFHSLIGAPMLSFYDWYADLPVASPQVFGDQTDVPESGDWWDAAYLMMWGSNVPVTRTPDAHWMAEARYRGQKVVAVSPDYADNTKFADEWMHPHPGTDGALAMAMGHVILKEFFVDQQTPFFTDYVRKYTDLPFLVSLQQTDQGLVPGKFVTAADLGRTDGPEGENAQWKTVLIDDTTGEAVVPNGTLGHRWGKNEKPEWNLDLGDTVPRLTLQGTADESVEIILPRFEDDERGVGEDGKPRGTIRRGVPVRRLVTAGGDRLVTTVFDLMLAQYGVGREGLPGVWPTGYEDASAPGTPGWQESLTSVPAAQAARVAREFARTAEQSEGRCMILMGAGTNHWFHSETIYRSFLALLTLTGCQGRNGGGWGHYVGQEKCRPVTGWATLAAASDWSRPPRQMIGAAWFYLHTDQWRYDTLPAEALASPLATGAFEGMTGSDCLAASTRMGWMPSYPTFDRNPLELAEAEDPVAETVRQLKSGELGFAGEDPDAPHNWPRVLNVWRANLLGSSSKGNEYFLKHLLGTHSNLPEDGPRCTPKDVTYREEDVEGKLDLLMSMDFRMTSTTLLSDVVLPAATWYEKHDLSSTDMHPFLHAFTPAVDPPWQARSDYDAFKGLAERFGELARTHLGVRKDLVATALQHDTAGGEMAQPGGVALDWSKGECEPVPGRTMYNLTVVERDYGAVGEKFAALGPLVDTLGVTTKAITFDVGEEVAYLGAKNGTVRGGAADGRPRLETAQQACEAILSLSGTSNGRLATQGFETLEKKVGTHMAHLAAEAEGKRITFADTQARPVPVITSPEWSGSEAGGRRYTAFTVNTEHLKPWHTLTGRQHFFIDHDWLHEVGESLPVYKPPLNMHTLYGEPELGTVDEKAKSVAVRYLTPHNKWAIHSQYQDNLYMMTLGRGGQTVWMSPQDAEAIGVADNDWIEAVNRNGVITARAIVSHKMPPGTVYMNHAQERTVGVPKTEKTGRRGGIHNSLTRVMLKPTHLIGGYAQLTWAFNYLGPTGNQRDEVTVIRRRDQKVEF from the coding sequence TTGCACGAGCGCCACGGACGTCGAGATCACCAGGACGCCGCCGATTCGCTGATCAAGGCGGGCAGCTTCTTCACACGCGCCGAGGTCTCGGACGACCTGCGGAGGGTCCACCGGACCGGTGGGCGCGCCGCGGAGGCGTTCTACCGGGACCGGTGGAGCCACGACAAGGTCGTGTACTCCACCCACGGCGTGAACTGCACCGGTTCCTGCCGGTGGAAGGTCTTCGTCAAGGACGGGATCATCACCTGGGAGACCCAGTCCACCGACTACCCCTCCGTGGGCCCCGACAGCCCCGAGTACGAGCCGCGCGGCTGCCCGCGCGGTGCTTCGTTCTCCTGGTACTCCTACTCCCCCACCCGGGTGCGCTACCCGTACGTCCGCGGCACCCTCCTGGAGATGTACCGCGAGGCCAAGGCGCGCCTGGGCGACCCGGTCGAGGCCTGGGCCGACATCCAGTCCGACCCGGTCCGTCGGCGTACGTACCAGCGGGCGCGCGGCAAGGGCGGGCTGGTCCGCGCGACGTGGGAGGAGGCGACGGAGATCGTCGCCGCCGCGCACGTGCACACGATCAAGGATCACGGCCCGGACCGTGTCGCCGGCTTCTCGCCGATCCCGGCGATGTCGATGGCCTCGCACGCCGCCGGCGCCCGTTTCCACTCGCTCATCGGCGCGCCGATGCTGTCCTTCTACGACTGGTACGCCGACCTGCCGGTCGCCTCCCCGCAGGTCTTCGGCGACCAGACGGACGTCCCCGAGTCGGGCGACTGGTGGGACGCCGCGTACCTGATGATGTGGGGCTCGAACGTCCCCGTCACCCGGACCCCCGACGCGCACTGGATGGCCGAGGCCCGCTACCGCGGCCAGAAGGTCGTCGCCGTCTCCCCCGATTACGCGGACAACACGAAATTCGCCGACGAATGGATGCACCCGCACCCCGGTACGGACGGTGCGCTCGCCATGGCGATGGGCCACGTCATCCTCAAGGAATTCTTCGTCGACCAGCAGACCCCCTTCTTCACGGATTACGTCCGGAAGTACACGGACCTGCCTTTCCTGGTGTCGCTCCAGCAGACCGATCAGGGTCTGGTCCCGGGCAAGTTCGTCACGGCCGCCGATCTCGGCCGGACGGACGGTCCGGAGGGCGAGAACGCACAGTGGAAGACCGTGCTGATCGACGACACGACCGGCGAGGCCGTCGTGCCGAACGGCACCCTCGGGCACCGCTGGGGCAAGAACGAGAAGCCGGAGTGGAACCTCGACCTCGGCGACACCGTCCCGCGCCTGACCCTCCAAGGCACCGCCGACGAGAGCGTGGAGATCATCCTCCCGCGTTTCGAGGACGACGAGCGGGGCGTAGGCGAGGACGGGAAGCCGCGCGGCACGATCCGCCGCGGTGTGCCCGTACGACGCCTCGTGACCGCCGGCGGGGACCGGCTCGTCACGACCGTCTTCGACCTGATGCTGGCCCAGTACGGCGTCGGCCGCGAGGGCCTGCCCGGCGTGTGGCCCACCGGCTACGAGGACGCGAGCGCCCCGGGCACCCCGGGCTGGCAGGAATCGCTGACCTCGGTGCCCGCCGCCCAGGCGGCGCGCGTGGCGCGGGAGTTCGCCCGGACGGCCGAGCAGTCCGAGGGCCGCTGCATGATCCTGATGGGCGCCGGCACGAACCACTGGTTCCACTCCGAGACCATCTACCGCTCCTTCCTCGCCCTGCTCACCCTCACCGGCTGCCAGGGCCGCAACGGTGGCGGCTGGGGCCACTACGTCGGCCAGGAGAAGTGCCGCCCGGTCACCGGCTGGGCCACGCTGGCCGCCGCTTCCGACTGGTCGCGCCCGCCGCGCCAGATGATCGGCGCGGCCTGGTTCTACCTGCACACCGACCAGTGGCGCTACGACACCCTCCCCGCGGAGGCGCTCGCCTCCCCGCTGGCCACCGGTGCCTTCGAGGGCATGACGGGCTCGGACTGCCTGGCGGCGAGCACCCGGATGGGTTGGATGCCCTCGTACCCGACCTTCGACCGCAACCCGCTGGAGCTGGCCGAGGCCGAGGACCCTGTCGCGGAGACGGTCCGGCAGCTCAAGAGCGGCGAGCTCGGTTTCGCCGGCGAGGACCCGGACGCCCCGCACAACTGGCCGCGCGTGCTCAACGTGTGGCGGGCCAACCTGCTGGGCTCCAGCTCCAAGGGCAACGAGTACTTCCTCAAGCACCTCCTGGGCACGCACTCCAACCTCCCCGAGGACGGGCCGCGCTGCACGCCGAAGGACGTGACGTACCGGGAGGAGGACGTGGAGGGCAAGCTCGACCTGCTCATGTCCATGGACTTCCGGATGACGTCGACGACGCTCCTGTCCGACGTGGTCCTCCCGGCCGCGACCTGGTACGAGAAGCACGACCTGTCGTCCACGGACATGCACCCCTTCCTGCACGCCTTCACCCCGGCCGTGGACCCGCCGTGGCAGGCCCGCTCCGACTACGACGCCTTCAAGGGCCTGGCCGAGCGCTTCGGCGAGCTCGCCAGGACCCACCTGGGCGTGCGCAAGGACCTGGTCGCCACCGCGCTGCAGCACGACACCGCGGGCGGTGAGATGGCCCAGCCCGGCGGCGTCGCGCTGGACTGGTCGAAGGGCGAGTGCGAGCCGGTACCCGGCAGGACGATGTACAACCTGACGGTCGTGGAGCGCGACTACGGGGCGGTCGGCGAGAAGTTCGCCGCGCTCGGCCCGCTCGTCGACACGCTCGGCGTGACGACGAAGGCGATCACCTTCGACGTGGGCGAGGAGGTCGCCTACCTCGGCGCGAAGAACGGCACGGTCCGCGGCGGCGCCGCCGACGGCCGTCCCCGCCTGGAGACCGCCCAGCAGGCGTGCGAGGCGATCCTGTCCCTGTCCGGCACCAGCAACGGCCGTCTGGCCACCCAGGGTTTCGAGACCCTGGAGAAGAAGGTCGGCACGCACATGGCCCACCTGGCCGCCGAGGCCGAGGGCAAGCGGATCACGTTCGCCGACACCCAGGCCCGCCCGGTCCCGGTGATCACCTCGCCCGAGTGGTCGGGCTCCGAGGCCGGCGGGCGCCGGTACACGGCCTTCACGGTCAACACCGAGCACCTCAAGCCCTGGCACACCCTCACCGGCCGCCAGCACTTCTTCATCGACCACGACTGGCTGCACGAGGTGGGCGAATCTCTGCCCGTCTACAAGCCGCCGCTGAACATGCACACCCTGTACGGGGAGCCCGAGCTCGGCACGGTCGACGAGAAGGCGAAGTCGGTGGCCGTCCGGTACCTGACCCCGCACAACAAGTGGGCCATCCACAGCCAGTACCAGGACAACCTGTACATGATGACCCTGGGCCGCGGCGGCCAGACGGTGTGGATGTCCCCGCAGGACGCCGAGGCGATCGGGGTCGCGGACAACGACTGGATCGAGGCGGTCAACCGCAACGGCGTGATCACCGCCCGCGCGATCGTCTCGCACAAGATGCCGCCCGGCACGGTCTACATGAACCACGCGCAGGAGCGCACGGTCGGCGTCCCCAAGACGGAGAAGACGGGCCGCCGCGGCGGCATCCACAACTCGCTGACCCGGGTGATGCTCAAGCCCACCCACCTCATCGGCGGTTACGCCCAGCTGACCTGGGCCTTCAACTACCTCGGCCCGACCGGCAACCAGCGCGACGAGGTGACGGTCATCCGCCGCCGCGACCAGAAGGTGGAGTTCTAA
- a CDS encoding YwiC-like family protein, whose product MSRNRGKSTAWIPDQHGAWAMLAVPFLAGTFLSPRPGWAHAVLLAAWLLGYVAVFHAQQWLRLRRVAARRPAVARGHVRPALVVGAAAALAAIPLAVLHPWLLLAGAAAAPFVAVNTWYAWRGRERALLNGVAAVVPACGMLLVAARLGGGGLPWAPTAACLLYFGGTVPYVKTMIRERNSRTYYRASVAYHAAATALAALLCPWLAIPFAAYLARAAALPGRGVKVPVVGALELAASVGLLASLLLLH is encoded by the coding sequence GTGTCGCGCAACAGGGGAAAGAGCACGGCCTGGATACCCGACCAGCACGGGGCGTGGGCGATGCTCGCCGTCCCGTTCCTCGCGGGCACCTTCCTCTCCCCGCGGCCGGGGTGGGCGCACGCGGTGCTCCTGGCGGCCTGGCTGCTCGGCTACGTCGCGGTCTTCCACGCCCAGCAGTGGCTACGCCTGCGCCGGGTCGCCGCCCGGCGGCCGGCGGTGGCCCGGGGCCACGTCCGCCCGGCGCTCGTCGTCGGTGCCGCCGCCGCCCTGGCCGCGATTCCGCTCGCGGTGCTCCACCCCTGGCTGCTCCTCGCGGGCGCGGCGGCGGCCCCGTTCGTGGCGGTGAACACCTGGTACGCGTGGCGGGGCCGGGAGCGGGCCCTGCTCAACGGGGTGGCGGCGGTGGTCCCGGCGTGCGGGATGCTGCTGGTCGCCGCGCGGCTGGGCGGCGGCGGACTGCCGTGGGCGCCCACCGCCGCCTGCCTGCTGTACTTCGGGGGCACCGTCCCGTACGTGAAGACGATGATCCGGGAGCGGAACTCCCGTACGTACTACCGCGCTTCGGTGGCCTACCATGCGGCGGCCACCGCCCTCGCGGCCCTCCTGTGCCCGTGGCTGGCGATCCCCTTCGCGGCCTACCTGGCCCGCGCGGCCGCCCTCCCGGGGCGCGGGGTCAAGGTGCCGGTCGTCGGAGCCCTCGAACTCGCCGCCTCGGTGGGGCTGCTCGCCTCGCTCCTGCTGCTCCACTGA
- a CDS encoding GNAT family N-acetyltransferase yields MNGIERVADHREWRSGFEERVLAGYRAAGCSEPLARALLDRALKGVDDWTVATDGTGWIAVGVAEKDGATVGTIHDLTAAAGREWAERWCAERGARRVEVRITGGGAGAFADYPVRGQNRMRAAAERPGLPAELTVRRLTEQEYPAWYAAEEAGYVADIVRAGALTPEQAREKSDADFARHLPQGYQTPGHAFYAMEAGGVVIGTGWVNHGFLPGVTFGFSLEVHEEHRGKGYGRAAMAVGEWAARQGGDEVMMFNVFGGNEVAMSLYDSAGFAVLDEFRSIEL; encoded by the coding sequence ATGAACGGGATCGAGAGGGTCGCCGACCACCGCGAGTGGCGGAGCGGGTTCGAGGAGCGGGTGCTGGCCGGGTACCGGGCCGCGGGGTGCTCGGAGCCGCTGGCCCGGGCCCTGCTGGACCGGGCCCTGAAGGGCGTCGACGACTGGACGGTGGCCACGGACGGCACCGGGTGGATCGCCGTCGGGGTGGCCGAGAAGGACGGGGCGACCGTCGGCACGATCCACGATCTGACCGCGGCGGCGGGGCGCGAGTGGGCCGAGCGGTGGTGCGCCGAGCGGGGCGCGCGGCGGGTGGAGGTGCGCATCACCGGCGGCGGAGCGGGGGCCTTCGCGGACTACCCCGTACGGGGGCAGAACCGGATGCGCGCGGCGGCCGAGCGGCCCGGGCTGCCGGCCGAACTGACCGTCCGCCGGCTCACCGAGCAGGAGTACCCCGCCTGGTACGCCGCCGAGGAGGCCGGCTACGTCGCGGACATCGTCCGGGCCGGGGCCCTGACCCCGGAACAGGCCAGGGAGAAGTCCGACGCGGACTTCGCCCGCCACCTGCCGCAGGGCTACCAGACCCCGGGGCACGCGTTCTACGCGATGGAGGCCGGGGGCGTGGTGATCGGCACGGGCTGGGTGAACCACGGCTTCCTGCCGGGCGTGACCTTCGGCTTCTCGCTGGAGGTGCACGAGGAGCACCGCGGCAAGGGCTACGGCCGGGCCGCGATGGCCGTCGGCGAGTGGGCCGCCCGGCAGGGCGGCGACGAGGTGATGATGTTCAACGTCTTCGGCGGAAACGAGGTCGCGATGAGCCTGTACGACAGTGCCGGTTTCGCCGTGCTGGACGAGTTCCGCTCGATCGAGCTCTGA
- a CDS encoding lysylphosphatidylglycerol synthase domain-containing protein, with the protein MEVTGKEQGVSPPDGAATDDGARPDGGPSARPAVSPAPGPEDAPGPEGAPVGEDAPVPEDAPVPEDAPGPEAVPGGAAGPGAATAPRAMAGSPDIDAPHGHAPTAADQVEVDEPLLAARVHRPSDLVRLLVGVLGIAVVLAIAAFAHGTTAGLEADISNGTGQAPDLLIKVAGLVSSIAVLLVPVAFAIERLIKRDGLRIADGVLAAVLAHGVTLATDLWVSQGASETIQDALTRPTGAGGALTDPVHGYLAPVIAYMTAVGMTRRPRWRVALWVVLLLDAFAMLVSGYTTPFSIILTVLIGWSVAYGTLYAVGSPNVRPTGQNLLAGLRRVGFQPVSAMRAEAPEGPDSTEVSDRGRRYHVTLEDGPPLDVTVVDREQQAHGFYYRVWRRLTLRGITTRRSLQSLRQALEQEALLAYAAIAAGANAPKLIATSELGPDAVMLVYEHLGGRSLDQLADEEITDDLTRNAWQQVRALQSRRIAHRRLTGDALVVDRSGSIILTDLRGGEIAAGDLVLRMDIAQLLTTLGLRVGAERSVASAVSVLGPDAVADCLPLLQPIALSRSTRATLRKLARERADREREAVLESSRAAKAARGADSASTSARSAVERKAEKKALDDALDGAREEDLLSQIRQQVLLIRPQAPVEPARLERIRPRTLVSFIAGAFGAYFLITQIAHVDFATTIGEAQWGWVGVALAFSALTYFAAAMSLLGFVPERVPFLRTVLAQVAGSFVKLVAPAAVGGVALNTRFLQRAGIRPGLAVASVGASQLFGLASHILLLLSFGYLTGTEKTPEMTPSRTVIAGLLTVAVLVLVVTAVPFLRKFVVTRVRALFAGVVPRMLDVLQRPQKLLTGIGGMLLLTGCFVMCLDASIRAFGGGEAISYASIAVVFLAGNALGSAAPTPGGIGAVEGALTLGLVAAGLDGQVAFSAVLLFRAVTFWLPVLPGWISFNFLTRKEAI; encoded by the coding sequence ATGGAAGTGACGGGAAAGGAGCAGGGTGTGAGTCCTCCGGACGGCGCGGCGACGGACGACGGCGCGCGCCCAGACGGCGGCCCCTCGGCGCGCCCCGCGGTGAGCCCCGCGCCGGGGCCCGAGGACGCACCCGGCCCGGAGGGCGCACCCGTCGGGGAGGACGCACCCGTCCCTGAGGACGCACCCGTCCCTGAGGACGCACCCGGCCCCGAGGCCGTCCCCGGCGGCGCGGCGGGCCCCGGAGCGGCCACGGCCCCACGGGCCATGGCCGGTTCCCCGGACATCGATGCCCCGCACGGCCACGCCCCGACGGCCGCCGACCAGGTCGAGGTCGACGAGCCGCTGCTCGCCGCCCGCGTGCACCGCCCCTCCGACCTCGTCCGGCTCCTCGTCGGCGTCCTCGGCATCGCCGTGGTCCTCGCCATCGCGGCCTTCGCCCACGGCACCACCGCGGGCCTGGAGGCCGACATCAGCAACGGCACCGGGCAGGCCCCGGACCTGCTGATCAAGGTGGCCGGGCTGGTGTCGAGCATCGCCGTGCTCCTCGTACCGGTCGCCTTCGCCATCGAGCGGCTGATCAAACGCGACGGACTGCGCATCGCCGACGGCGTGCTCGCCGCCGTCCTCGCGCACGGGGTCACCCTCGCCACCGACCTGTGGGTGTCCCAGGGGGCCTCGGAGACCATCCAGGACGCCCTCACCCGCCCCACCGGAGCCGGCGGCGCACTCACGGATCCGGTGCACGGCTACCTCGCGCCGGTGATCGCGTACATGACCGCCGTCGGGATGACCCGGCGGCCGCGCTGGCGCGTCGCGCTGTGGGTGGTCCTGCTGCTGGACGCCTTCGCGATGCTGGTCAGCGGCTACACCACACCCTTCTCGATCATCCTGACCGTGCTGATCGGCTGGAGCGTCGCGTACGGAACCCTGTACGCGGTCGGCTCGCCGAACGTCAGGCCCACCGGGCAGAACCTGCTCGCCGGGCTGCGCCGGGTGGGCTTCCAGCCCGTCAGCGCCATGCGCGCCGAGGCCCCGGAGGGTCCCGACAGCACCGAGGTCAGCGACCGGGGCCGGCGCTACCACGTCACCCTGGAGGACGGTCCGCCGCTCGACGTCACCGTCGTGGACCGCGAGCAGCAGGCCCACGGCTTCTACTACCGGGTGTGGCGCCGCCTCACGCTGCGCGGCATCACCACCCGTCGCAGCCTGCAGTCACTGCGCCAGGCGCTGGAACAGGAGGCGCTGCTGGCGTACGCGGCCATCGCCGCCGGAGCCAACGCGCCCAAGCTCATCGCCACCTCCGAGCTGGGCCCGGACGCCGTGATGCTCGTCTACGAGCACCTGGGCGGCCGGAGCCTGGACCAGCTGGCCGACGAGGAGATCACCGACGACCTGACCCGCAACGCCTGGCAGCAGGTACGGGCCCTGCAGTCCCGGCGGATCGCGCACCGGCGGCTGACCGGGGACGCCCTCGTGGTGGATCGTTCCGGCAGCATCATCCTGACCGACCTGCGCGGCGGCGAGATCGCGGCCGGCGACCTCGTGCTGCGCATGGACATCGCGCAGCTGCTCACCACCCTCGGCCTGCGGGTCGGTGCCGAGCGCTCGGTCGCCTCGGCGGTGTCGGTGCTCGGCCCGGACGCGGTGGCGGACTGCCTGCCGCTGCTCCAGCCGATCGCGCTGAGCCGCTCCACGCGGGCCACGCTGCGCAAGCTCGCACGGGAGCGGGCGGACCGGGAGCGGGAGGCGGTACTGGAGTCCTCACGGGCGGCGAAGGCCGCGCGCGGGGCCGACTCCGCCTCGACCTCGGCGCGCTCCGCCGTCGAGAGGAAGGCCGAGAAGAAGGCCCTGGACGACGCGCTCGACGGGGCCCGCGAGGAGGATCTGCTGAGCCAGATCCGCCAGCAGGTGCTGCTAATCCGCCCGCAGGCGCCGGTGGAACCGGCCCGGCTGGAGCGGATCCGGCCGCGCACGCTGGTGTCGTTCATCGCGGGCGCGTTCGGTGCGTACTTCCTGATCACGCAGATCGCGCACGTGGACTTCGCCACCACGATCGGCGAGGCGCAGTGGGGCTGGGTCGGGGTGGCGCTCGCCTTCTCGGCGCTCACCTATTTCGCGGCGGCGATGAGCCTGCTGGGCTTCGTGCCCGAGCGGGTTCCGTTCCTGCGGACCGTACTGGCCCAGGTCGCCGGGTCCTTCGTGAAGCTGGTGGCTCCGGCCGCGGTCGGCGGTGTCGCGCTGAACACCCGCTTCCTCCAGCGGGCGGGCATCCGGCCGGGGCTGGCGGTGGCCAGTGTGGGCGCCTCCCAGCTGTTCGGGCTGGCGAGCCACATCCTGCTGCTGCTGTCCTTCGGCTATCTGACGGGGACCGAGAAGACCCCCGAGATGACCCCGTCGAGGACGGTCATCGCGGGTCTGCTGACCGTGGCCGTGCTGGTGCTGGTGGTCACGGCGGTGCCGTTCCTGCGGAAGTTCGTGGTGACCCGGGTACGGGCCCTGTTCGCAGGGGTCGTCCCGCGCATGCTGGACGTGCTCCAGCGACCGCAGAAGCTGCTGACCGGCATCGGCGGCATGCTGCTGCTGACGGGCTGCTTCGTGATGTGCCTCGACGCCTCGATCCGCGCGTTCGGCGGCGGCGAGGCCATCAGCTACGCGAGCATCGCGGTGGTCTTCCTGGCCGGCAACGCCCTCGGCTCGGCGGCGCCGACCCCGGGCGGCATCGGCGCGGTGGAGGGTGCGCTGACGCTGGGTCTGGTCGCGGCGGGGCTGGACGGCCAGGTGGCGTTCTCGGCGGTGCTGCTGTTCCGCGCGGTGACGTTCTGGCTGCCGGTGCTGCCGGGATGGATCTCCTTCAACTTCCTGACGCGCAAAGAGGCCATCTAG
- a CDS encoding MGMT family protein, with protein sequence MSVPCGTMGRMSEELPAYAERVLEAAERIPPGRVMTYGDVAEWLGEGGPRQVGRVMALYGGAVPWWRVVRADGRPLPGSERRALENYRAEATPLRLTGDGEPRLDMRRARWDGDAGRDEGHM encoded by the coding sequence ATGTCGGTCCCGTGCGGCACCATGGGCCGAATGAGCGAAGAGCTGCCGGCGTACGCGGAGCGGGTGCTGGAGGCGGCCGAGCGGATTCCGCCCGGCCGGGTGATGACGTACGGCGACGTCGCGGAGTGGCTCGGCGAGGGCGGACCCCGTCAGGTGGGCCGCGTCATGGCGCTGTACGGGGGAGCCGTGCCCTGGTGGCGCGTGGTGCGGGCGGACGGCCGACCGCTGCCCGGCAGCGAGCGGCGCGCGCTGGAGAACTACCGGGCCGAGGCCACCCCGCTGCGCCTGACCGGCGACGGCGAACCGAGGCTCGACATGCGGCGGGCGCGCTGGGACGGGGACGCCGGGCGGGACGAAGGTCACATGTGA